A stretch of DNA from Nonlabens ponticola:
GCAGAGATTAATGCCTCTGCTAGCGAGGACTGTGCTTTCCAGCCTAGGACATTTTGTGCCTTTGCTGTATGGGCATAGGCTGCAGTCACGTCGCCAGCGCGTCGATCTACTAATTTGTAATTAAGCTTCTCGCCTGTTACTTCTTCAAAAGTATGGATGACTTCTAGCACTGATGATCCATTGCCTGTCCCTATGTTGAATATCTCAAAATTGGTTTCATTTTTTGATTCCAATAATCTTTCTAACGCGATAACGTGGGCTTTTGCCAGGTCAACGACGTGAATATAATCTCTAATAGCGGTACCATCTGGCGTATCATAATCAGATCCAAAAACAGATAATTCATCGCGAAGACCTATGACCGTTTGAGTAATATATGGCACCAAATTCTGCGGTGTTCCCAAGGGTAGCTCACCAATTAGTGCGGTATGATGGGCACCTATAGGATTAAAATATCTCAATGCGATGGCATTGATGCTGTTGTAAGCTTTACAGGCGTCAATGATGATTTCCTCACCTATCTGTTTAGTATTTCCATAAGGCGACATGGCGGTTTTGATAGGAGCAATCTCGGTAATTGGTAGTTCATCAGCCTCGCCATAAACTGTACAGGAAGAACTAAAAATTATCCGTGCATCGCGATCTTTGAGTTCCTGCAGCAAGTAAACCAGTGCATTTATATTGTTCTCATAATAGTCGAGCGGTTTTGCAACGCTCTCGCCTACAGCTTTGGATGCTGCAAAATGGATAACACTTTGTACATCACTATGGTTTGAAAAGAAACCTTTAACTGACTTTTTATCGCGTAAATCAAGTTCTACAAACTCTGGCTTAATACCAGTTATAGCTTTTATTTGATCCAACACCTTGATTGAACTGTTGAGTAGATTGTCAATTACGATAACCTCGTATCCTTTTTCTTGAAGCTCAACCACTACGTGCGAACCTATGTATCCTAAACCTCCTGTAACAATGACTTTCATGAAAATACTTTACAGTCTGTAAATATCTATAAATAAAAAGAAAAGCGGCTGCCTTATGGCAACCGCTTTATATTTCTATTTACAATTGAGCTGGAATCTAACATCAATAGGTATGGAATTCATTAGGACCCTAATGATGCAATGCGTTTCAATTAATCCGCAAGCAGCCCACGAGAAATAACGATCTTCTGTATCTCACTGGTTCCTTCATAGATCTGTGTGATCTTTGCATCACGCATCAGTCGCTCCACATGATATTCTTTTACATAACCATTACCACCGTGGACTTGCACCGCTTCAACAGTAGTATCCATCGCAACTTGTGATGCATAAAGTTTTGCCATCGCACTACTCATATCATAATTATTGCCTTGATCCTTATCCCATGCGCTTTTCATCACGAGATGACGTGCCGCTGTAATATTGGTGTGCATATCGGCTAGCTTGAAGGCAATAGCTTGATGGTTACAAATCTCTGTACCAAAAGCCTTGCGTACCTTAGAATAATCTCTGGCTAGTTCATAAGCACCGCTAGCAATACCTAATGCCTGTGCCGCAATACCTATACGACCGCCAGATAATGTCTTCATGGCAAACTTAAATCCAAAACCATCGTCCCCTATTCTATTCTCCTTAGGAACCTTGACGTCATTGAAGATTAATGAATGTGTGTCGCTACCTCGTATTCCTAGTTTATCTTCCTTGACACCAACTTCAAATCCTTCCCAACCTTTCTCAACGATAAATGCATTGATACCACGGTGTTTTTTCTCACGATCTGTTTGTGCGATTACTAGATAAAAGTCTGAACTGTTACCGTTGGTAATCCAGTTTTTAGTTCCATTCAAGATATAGTGATCGCCTTTATCAATCGCCGTTGTCTTTTGTGATGTGGCATCGCTACCAGCTTCAGGCTCTGACAGACAAAAGGCTCCTATGGATTCACCGCTCGTGAGCTTAGTTAGGTATTTTTCTTTTTGAGCATCTGTACCATAAGTGTCCAGACCCCAACAAACTAAAGAATTATTAACTGATACAATTACAGATGCACTAGCGTCAATCTTAGACAATTCTTCCATTACAAGCACATAAGAGATGGTATCCATACCACCACCGCCGTACTTAGGATCTGCCATCATACCTAGAAAGCCCAGTTCACCCATTTTCTTGACTTGCTCAGTCGGGAATTCCTGTTTTGTATCTCTTTCTATTACGCCAGGCAACAACTCTGTACGAGCAAAATCTCTGGCTGCGTCGCGTATCATGATGTGCTCTTCAGTAAGGCTAAAATCCATTAGGTTCTCTTTAGTTTATTATTAATGCTTGCAAATTTAAGTCTAATACAGGGTAATTTCAATACTTTTAACCAATGAACCACCAGTACTATAACGTTATAGGCGTCATGTCGGGCACCTCGCTGGATGGCATTGATATAGCCCGCATTGAATTAGTACGCACAGACTCTTGGAACTTTCAAATTTGTGAGCGCAAATGCGTATCCTATAGTTCTCAATGGCACGATCGATTAAAAGATATCACACTGCTTGATCCTGATAAAATTCATATGGTTAATCAACAGTACACTGAGTTACTCGCGCAATGTATCAATGATTTTATCATTGAACATCAACTAACAAACATACTAGCCATATGCTCTCATGGGCATACTGCAACCCATGATCCAGTTAATGGTCATACTCTGCAGATAGGTAACTTGTCGCAGCTAGCGAGACTTGTAAACCATCGGGTAGTGTGTGATTTTAGAGTTCAAGATGTGACCATGGGTGGTCAAGGCGCACCGCTAGTTCCCATAGGTGATCGATTACTTTTTAACGAGTATGATTACTGCCTCAATTTGGGTGGTTTTGCAAATTTGAGTTATGAGCAAGATGATCGTCGCATTGCCTATGACATCTGTGCAGTAAATGTGGTGTTGAATCACTATGCTCGTCAATTGGGTAGAGAGTATGATGATGATGGCGCTTTCGCGAAAGCGGGAACACCACACACACCAACACTAGAAAAATTGAACGCACTACCATTCTACACCTTGCAAGCTCCCAAATCACTAGGCATTGAATGGGTAAATGAAAACGTTTTCCCCATACTTCAAAAACTCACTGATACAAAAGATGCGTTAGCGACCTATTGTGCTCATATAGCCATCCAGATATCAAAAAATATAAAAGCTGGATCCAAAGTACTGGTTACTGGCGGCGGCGCATTCAATACATACCTAATACAATTAGCTGCAAATAAGTCAAATGTAAACTATCATATTCCAGACGAGAAACTTATAAATTATAAGGAAGCGCTCATTTTTGCACTGTTAGGTGTGCTGCGACTGCGCAATGAAAACAATGTCCTAGCCAGTGTAACAGGCGCAAAAAGAGATCATTGCAGTGGTATGATTTACTTACCTTAACTTATCTAATTTTCCCATCAATTAGAGCGCAGTATTTTTATATTTGTGGAAGAACCCACCATGGATGAAGGAGCTTTTAAAGCGTTATGAAAATGCAGAACCAGAGATCGTTTTTCACTGGAATGACCCAGAAACAGACGCTCAAGGCTGGACAGTAATCAACAGCTTGCGTGGTGGCGCTGCTGGCGGCGGCACACGTATGCGAGTAGGATTAGACCGTAATGAGGTCTTGTCGCTGGCAAAAACCATGGAAATTAAATTCACCGTTTCTGGCCCAGCAATAGGTGGCGCTAAATCAGGTATTAATTTTGACCCTAAAGACCCGCGCAAGAAAGGCGTGCTAGAACGTTGGTACAAAGCAGTATCGCCCTTACTTAAGAGTTATTACGGCACAGGTGGTGACCTTAATGTGGACGAGATCCATGAGGTAATCCCTATTACTGAAGAAAGCGGTGTGTGGCATCCACAAGAAGGAGTTTTTACAGGTCACTTCTCACCTACTATTGCAGATAAAATTAATCGGATAGGTCAACTGCGACAAGGCGTGATCAAGGTCATCGAGAACCCAACTTATTCACCAGACGTCTCACGCAAATTTACAGTCGCAGATATGATTACTGGCTACGGTGTATCAGAGGCTGTGCGTCATTATTACAACATTTATGGCGGAGATATTAAAGGTAAGCGCGCGGTTGTTCAAGGCTTTGGTAATGTCGGTGCTGCGGCAGCTTTCTATTTAAGTCAAGCAGGTGCCAAAATTGTAGGCATCATTGATGCTGCTGGCGGCTTGATAGATGAAGACGGGTTTTCTCATGAAGAGATAACAGATCTATTCCTTCAAAAAAACGGCAATACATTAATATCAGATAACTTGATTCCTTTTGAAGAGGCAAACAAGTCTATCTATTCTATAGAAACAGAGATTTTTGCACCTTGTGCCGCTTCTAGATTGATCAGTCAAAGTCAAATTGACCAGATGATCGATTCTGGTCTTGAAGTCATATCTTGTGGTGCAAACGTGCCGTTTGCAGATAAAGAGATATTCTTTGGCCCAATCATGGAACACACAGATTCAAAAGTGAGTCTCATACCCGACTTTATCTCAAATTGCGGGATGGCAAGAGTATTTGCCTATTTCATGGAGCGTCGCGTTCAAATGACCGACGAGGCTATTTTTAACGATACCAGCATGACCATTCATAATGCTATCCAGAATACATTTAATAACAATAGTTCAAAACAATATATAAGCTCTACAGCTTTTGAAATCGCTTTAAAACAACTCGTATAATGTTCAAATATTTTTTAGGTAATAGTCCGCACTGGTTTAAGTACACCATGATAGGTTTTTTAATCTTAAATACCGTTGCGTTTTTTAGTGGTGTATCAGGAACCGTTCTAGGTTGGGTTTTTATAGGTGAATTTATTTTTTGTCTTGCGATGGCTTTAAAATGTTATCCGCTACAATCTGGTGGTTTGCTTGCCATTCAAGTCCTCGCACTGGGACTCACGCATCCCATGTATAAAATGGATGCAGTAAGTCACAAGTATGCTCTAGACGAGGTAGGAAATAAAATTATCGGTGGTGTGTATGCAGAGGTTGCACAAAATCTTGAAGTGATCTTACTACTCGTTTTCATGGTAGCTGGTATCTATTTTATGAAGCCACTGCTCATGTACATCTTTGTAAAGTTGTTTACTAAGGTCAAGTCAAAACTCTTTCTATCTCTAGTGTTTGTACTTATAAGTGCAGTTCTATCAGCATTTCTTGATGCTTTAACGGTTACCGCAGTCCTAATAAGCGTCGGTCTTGGATTCTATAACGTTTATCATAAAATTCACTCCAGTGATCTAGATCTAGACAATGACAATCAGCTCGACAGAAAACAGCTAAGTGGTGAGACGTTGGAAGATTTCCGTTCATTCTTGCGTAGTCTAGTAATGCACGGTGTGGTAGGTACTGCTCTTGGTGGTGTTTGTACCATTGTTGGTGAGCCGCAAAACCTACTCATAGGAACAAAGCTCAACAATGCATTGCCTTACGAGTACGGTTTTGTAGAGTTCTTTCTGCACATGGCACCTATTACTATACCTGTTTTAATTGCTGGTTTGTTGACTACTGTATTTTTGGAAACCACAAAGACATTTGGATTTGGCCAGAAGATGCCACCCGTTGTTCGTACTATCATTGAAGGATGGATGGAAAAAAGAGATCAAGAACGTACCGATAAAGAAAAATACGGTCTTATCGTTCAAGGTGTATCTGCCATTCTACTTATTGCCGGTCTCGCATTGCACATCGCACCAGTTGGATTCATAGGTCTAGGGCTTATCGTGGTACAGACAGCCTTCATGGGAATCACTGATGAACATAGTCTAGGTAAAGCATTTGAAGAGGCATTGCCTTTTACAGGTCTATTAGTTGTATTCTTTGTAATCGTTGCGATGATTCACGATCAGCACCTGTTTGCCCCAATTATAGAATGGGCATTATCCCAGGATCCTAGCAGCCAGCCGGCATTTTTCTATCTGGCAAATGGTTTCTTGAGCATGATATCAGACAATGTTTTTGTCGCTACCGTTTACATTAATGAGGTAGGCAATGCATACGAGGCTGGTAGAATAACCCTTGATCAATATGAAAATCTTGCTGTTGCCATTAATACTGGTACAAATTTACCTAGCGTCGCGACACCTAACGGTCAAGCAGCATTCTTATTCCTGCTTACATCGGCTTTAGCACCCGTGATCAATTTGAGTTATGGTAAGATGTTCAAGATGGCGCTGCCTTATACCATTGTTTTGACGCTGGTAGGATTGGGGTGTGTTGTTTATTTCTTGTAGAAAATTTTGGGTGGTTACGCTTTCGCGAAAGCTTAATCCCAACAAGCCTCTTGCAACTAGCAAACACTAGATTTAAAATTTAAGCGTTAGTACTCATAGAATAAAAAAATACTGAATGATTCAAGATTTGAATGCCGCTGATGCTGCACAGCAGCCAATTGTAGAAGAAAAGACCTTGTCGCTATACGATCTAGTGGCGAGTGGTGGCACCGCTGGGACTATTGTGATTGTGATATTGCTAGTCCTGTTGTTTGTGGCTTTATATAT
This window harbors:
- the nhaB gene encoding sodium/proton antiporter NhaB, with product MFKYFLGNSPHWFKYTMIGFLILNTVAFFSGVSGTVLGWVFIGEFIFCLAMALKCYPLQSGGLLAIQVLALGLTHPMYKMDAVSHKYALDEVGNKIIGGVYAEVAQNLEVILLLVFMVAGIYFMKPLLMYIFVKLFTKVKSKLFLSLVFVLISAVLSAFLDALTVTAVLISVGLGFYNVYHKIHSSDLDLDNDNQLDRKQLSGETLEDFRSFLRSLVMHGVVGTALGGVCTIVGEPQNLLIGTKLNNALPYEYGFVEFFLHMAPITIPVLIAGLLTTVFLETTKTFGFGQKMPPVVRTIIEGWMEKRDQERTDKEKYGLIVQGVSAILLIAGLALHIAPVGFIGLGLIVVQTAFMGITDEHSLGKAFEEALPFTGLLVVFFVIVAMIHDQHLFAPIIEWALSQDPSSQPAFFYLANGFLSMISDNVFVATVYINEVGNAYEAGRITLDQYENLAVAINTGTNLPSVATPNGQAAFLFLLTSALAPVINLSYGKMFKMALPYTIVLTLVGLGCVVYFL
- a CDS encoding anhydro-N-acetylmuramic acid kinase; amino-acid sequence: MNHQYYNVIGVMSGTSLDGIDIARIELVRTDSWNFQICERKCVSYSSQWHDRLKDITLLDPDKIHMVNQQYTELLAQCINDFIIEHQLTNILAICSHGHTATHDPVNGHTLQIGNLSQLARLVNHRVVCDFRVQDVTMGGQGAPLVPIGDRLLFNEYDYCLNLGGFANLSYEQDDRRIAYDICAVNVVLNHYARQLGREYDDDGAFAKAGTPHTPTLEKLNALPFYTLQAPKSLGIEWVNENVFPILQKLTDTKDALATYCAHIAIQISKNIKAGSKVLVTGGGAFNTYLIQLAANKSNVNYHIPDEKLINYKEALIFALLGVLRLRNENNVLASVTGAKRDHCSGMIYLP
- a CDS encoding Glu/Leu/Phe/Val dehydrogenase dimerization domain-containing protein produces the protein MKELLKRYENAEPEIVFHWNDPETDAQGWTVINSLRGGAAGGGTRMRVGLDRNEVLSLAKTMEIKFTVSGPAIGGAKSGINFDPKDPRKKGVLERWYKAVSPLLKSYYGTGGDLNVDEIHEVIPITEESGVWHPQEGVFTGHFSPTIADKINRIGQLRQGVIKVIENPTYSPDVSRKFTVADMITGYGVSEAVRHYYNIYGGDIKGKRAVVQGFGNVGAAAAFYLSQAGAKIVGIIDAAGGLIDEDGFSHEEITDLFLQKNGNTLISDNLIPFEEANKSIYSIETEIFAPCAASRLISQSQIDQMIDSGLEVISCGANVPFADKEIFFGPIMEHTDSKVSLIPDFISNCGMARVFAYFMERRVQMTDEAIFNDTSMTIHNAIQNTFNNNSSKQYISSTAFEIALKQLV
- the galE gene encoding UDP-glucose 4-epimerase GalE codes for the protein MKVIVTGGLGYIGSHVVVELQEKGYEVIVIDNLLNSSIKVLDQIKAITGIKPEFVELDLRDKKSVKGFFSNHSDVQSVIHFAASKAVGESVAKPLDYYENNINALVYLLQELKDRDARIIFSSSCTVYGEADELPITEIAPIKTAMSPYGNTKQIGEEIIIDACKAYNSINAIALRYFNPIGAHHTALIGELPLGTPQNLVPYITQTVIGLRDELSVFGSDYDTPDGTAIRDYIHVVDLAKAHVIALERLLESKNETNFEIFNIGTGNGSSVLEVIHTFEEVTGEKLNYKLVDRRAGDVTAAYAHTAKAQNVLGWKAQSSLAEALISAWKWEQYVRSDKY
- a CDS encoding acyl-CoA dehydrogenase, producing the protein MDFSLTEEHIMIRDAARDFARTELLPGVIERDTKQEFPTEQVKKMGELGFLGMMADPKYGGGGMDTISYVLVMEELSKIDASASVIVSVNNSLVCWGLDTYGTDAQKEKYLTKLTSGESIGAFCLSEPEAGSDATSQKTTAIDKGDHYILNGTKNWITNGNSSDFYLVIAQTDREKKHRGINAFIVEKGWEGFEVGVKEDKLGIRGSDTHSLIFNDVKVPKENRIGDDGFGFKFAMKTLSGGRIGIAAQALGIASGAYELARDYSKVRKAFGTEICNHQAIAFKLADMHTNITAARHLVMKSAWDKDQGNNYDMSSAMAKLYASQVAMDTTVEAVQVHGGNGYVKEYHVERLMRDAKITQIYEGTSEIQKIVISRGLLAD